The proteins below are encoded in one region of uncultured Eubacteriales bacterium:
- a CDS encoding conserved hypothetical protein (Evidence 4 : Homologs of previously reported genes of unknown function), producing MYMHLGGSTWIRGREVIGFFDLDNTTSSHLTRKFLEQAERDGRLESLTDDIPKAFVLCGDQKKSKIFFSQLSTATLRGRAEGGRFE from the coding sequence ATGTACATGCATTTAGGAGGGTCTACGTGGATAAGAGGGCGGGAGGTAATCGGTTTTTTTGACCTGGATAACACCACCTCCTCTCACCTCACCCGCAAATTTCTGGAGCAGGCGGAGCGGGATGGGCGGCTGGAGAGTTTAACCGACGACATCCCCAAGGCCTTCGTCCTCTGCGGCGACCAAAAAAAGAGCAAGATTTTCTTCTCACAGCTCTCTACCGCCACCCTTCGGGGCCGGGCGGAGGGTGGGCGGTTTGAATAA
- a CDS encoding conserved membrane hypothetical protein (Evidence 4 : Homologs of previously reported genes of unknown function): MFHLMLGLSALAASWVILFLPFWLGGILQAIVTIFCRRWYLILLPAILSVVCMVWSVLSLYETIGAMALAIYWGIYFLFLMILFTIIFSIKRFVLRWWMAKNL, from the coding sequence ATGTTCCATTTAATGCTCGGATTAAGTGCGCTGGCAGCGTCCTGGGTCATACTATTCCTCCCTTTTTGGTTAGGTGGTATTCTCCAGGCGATAGTGACGATTTTTTGCAGGCGGTGGTATTTAATCCTTCTCCCAGCCATACTCAGCGTGGTCTGCATGGTCTGGAGTGTCCTCAGTCTATATGAGACCATAGGGGCTATGGCCCTTGCGATTTATTGGGGAATTTACTTCTTATTTTTGATGATCCTTTTTACCATAATTTTTTCCATTAAACGATTTGTTTTGCGGTGGTGGATGGCGAAGAACTTATGA
- the gyrB gene encoding DNA gyrase subunit B — protein sequence MSEEFELEHGPTAVQHEYGASEIQVLEGLEAVRKRPGMYIGSTSSSGLHHLVYEIVDNAIDEALAGYCTEISVSILPDDVIKVTDNGRGIPVDIQHQTGKPALEVVYTILHAGGKFGGGGYKVSGGLHGVGASVVNALSEWLEVQVHKDGKIYEMKFARGKVTKEMTIVGSTDKQGTVVTFKSDPEMFTDTTVYEYDILRTRMREEAFLNAGLRIKTVDLRPGKEQEDDMCYEGGIREFVSYLNRSKDPIHAEVIYMAGQKGDSVCELAIQYHDGYNENIVSFANNVHTPEGGMHETGFKSALTSTLNAYATKMNLIKEGDEVKGEDYREGLTCVISVKLTDAQFEGQTKAKLGNSEIRTLVAAVVSDKLSEYLEEHPAVAKTILEKALLASRAREAARKARESIRRKTALGGAAMPDKLRDCNEVNPELTEIYLVEGDSAGGSATQGRDSRFQAILPLWGKMLNVEKARVDKVYGNDKLTPVITALGAGIGDEFDANKLRYHKVIIMADADVDGSHIRTLLLTFFFRFMRPLIEQGYVYAAVPPLYKLTRGKTTRVAFSDEERDQVSAEMRGGNPNVKVEISRFKGLGEMNPHELWETTMDPERRTVKRIELDDAVRADETFTVLMGEKVEPRKEFIEKNAKYAVNLDY from the coding sequence ATGTCTGAAGAGTTTGAGTTAGAACACGGACCCACGGCGGTGCAGCACGAGTATGGTGCATCCGAAATTCAGGTGCTGGAGGGCCTTGAGGCCGTCCGTAAGCGCCCCGGCATGTATATCGGATCCACCTCCTCCTCCGGCCTGCACCACTTGGTGTACGAGATTGTGGACAACGCCATCGACGAAGCCCTGGCAGGGTATTGTACCGAGATATCGGTGTCCATCCTGCCGGACGACGTTATCAAGGTGACCGACAATGGCCGCGGCATCCCAGTGGATATCCAGCACCAAACCGGCAAGCCAGCCTTGGAGGTGGTTTACACCATTCTCCATGCCGGCGGCAAGTTCGGCGGCGGGGGCTATAAGGTCTCCGGCGGTCTCCACGGAGTGGGAGCAAGCGTCGTCAACGCCCTGTCCGAGTGGCTGGAGGTGCAGGTCCACAAGGACGGGAAAATCTACGAGATGAAGTTCGCCCGCGGCAAGGTGACCAAGGAGATGACCATTGTCGGAAGTACCGACAAGCAGGGCACCGTCGTCACCTTCAAGTCAGACCCCGAGATGTTTACCGACACCACGGTGTATGAATACGACATCCTGCGCACCCGCATGCGGGAGGAGGCCTTCCTCAATGCGGGCCTGCGCATCAAGACCGTCGACCTCCGTCCCGGCAAGGAGCAGGAGGACGACATGTGCTACGAGGGCGGCATCCGCGAGTTTGTCAGCTACCTCAACCGCAGCAAGGACCCCATCCATGCGGAAGTCATTTATATGGCGGGCCAAAAGGGGGACTCCGTTTGTGAGTTGGCCATCCAGTATCATGACGGGTATAACGAGAACATCGTCTCCTTCGCCAACAATGTGCACACGCCTGAGGGCGGTATGCATGAGACAGGCTTTAAAAGTGCACTTACCAGTACCCTGAACGCCTATGCCACCAAGATGAACCTCATCAAGGAGGGGGACGAGGTGAAGGGCGAGGACTACCGGGAGGGGCTGACATGCGTGATCTCGGTCAAGCTGACCGACGCGCAGTTCGAGGGCCAGACCAAGGCAAAGCTCGGCAACAGCGAGATCCGCACCTTAGTGGCCGCTGTGGTATCCGACAAGTTGAGCGAGTACCTGGAAGAGCACCCGGCGGTGGCTAAGACCATTCTGGAGAAGGCCCTCCTCGCCTCCCGCGCCCGGGAGGCCGCCCGGAAGGCGAGAGAATCGATTCGCCGCAAGACTGCTCTAGGCGGTGCCGCCATGCCTGACAAGCTTCGGGACTGCAACGAGGTAAACCCTGAGCTCACCGAGATATATCTCGTCGAGGGCGACAGCGCCGGCGGTTCGGCCACCCAGGGGCGTGATTCCCGTTTCCAGGCCATCCTTCCCCTCTGGGGCAAGATGCTTAACGTGGAGAAGGCCCGGGTAGACAAGGTGTACGGCAACGATAAGCTCACCCCCGTCATCACCGCCCTGGGCGCGGGCATTGGGGACGAATTTGACGCCAATAAGCTACGTTATCACAAGGTTATTATCATGGCGGATGCCGATGTCGACGGCTCACACATTCGTACCCTCCTCCTCACCTTCTTCTTCCGTTTCATGCGGCCCCTCATCGAGCAGGGGTATGTCTATGCCGCAGTGCCTCCCCTCTACAAGCTGACCCGGGGGAAGACCACCCGCGTCGCCTTCTCCGACGAGGAGCGGGATCAGGTTTCCGCCGAAATGCGGGGCGGCAATCCTAATGTGAAGGTGGAAATCAGCCGCTTTAAAGGTCTGGGTGAAATGAATCCTCACGAGCTGTGGGAGACCACTATGGACCCGGAGCGGCGTACCGTCAAGCGTATCGAGCTGGACGACGCCGTACGGGCCGACGAGACCTTTACCGTCCTTATGGGCGAAAAGGTGGAGCCGCGCAAGGAATTCATCGAGAAGAATGCGAAGTACGCGGTGAACCTCGACTACTAA